The Arachis ipaensis cultivar K30076 chromosome B07, Araip1.1, whole genome shotgun sequence genomic interval CAATCATCTTGACGACCTAACAGAAATATTCGCCCAGATACGCCATTACAACATGCGCCTGAACCTAGAAAAATGCGCTTTTTGTGTACAAGGTGGTAAGTTCTTGGGATTTTTGTTAACAAACAGAGGCATCGAGGCAAACCCTGACAAATGCCGAGCAGTTTTGGAAATGACAAGTCCTAAGACCGTCAAAGAAGTCCAGCGCCTCACAGGAAGGCTTGCTGCTTTATCAAGATTTGTACCTTGTTTAGCTTTGAAGTCTAATCCCTTTTTTcaaacaattaaaaagaaaaacaaatttcaatGGACCGACGATTGCGAGAGAGCTTTTAACACACTAAAAACAAATCTCTCGCAACTGCCGATTCTACAAAAACCCCTCCAAGGGGAACATTTATTTCTATACCTTTCAGTAACTAATTGGGCGATAAGCTCGGCTCTTGTCACAGAAAGAAACAAAATTCAGCAACCGGTCTACTTCGTCAGCAAAACACTCCACAATGCCGAGCTTAATTATCCGAGAATAGAGAAGCTGGCCTTAGCATTAGTTTTCTCAGCACGAAGACTCCGACCTTATTTTCAAAGTCATGTCATCAATGTCAAGACAGACCACCCACTATGACAAGTACTACACAAGCCGACATTGCAGGAAGACTCATAAAGTGGTCAATCGAACTGTCCGAATTCGACATCAGATATCAATCCAGAGGGGCAATAAAATCACAGTTCTTAGCCGACTTTATTGTAGAACTTACGATACCATCGGAGGAGGACCACACAAAACAATGGACTCTATACATAGATGGCTCATCCAACAAAGAAGGATGTGGCGCTGGAATACGACTCGAAGCCGAAGATGGTACTGTACTCGAGCACTCCTTACACCTATCTTTTAAGACCAACAACAACCAATCCGAGTATGAAGCCCTGGTCGCAGGACTTCAGCTTTGTTTAGAACTTCAAATATACACAATCAAAGTATATTGTGACTCCTTGTTGGTTGTTCAACAGGTAAACGACCAGTTTCAAGTAAGAGACCCCCTTCTATCCAAATATTTATTATTagtcaaaaatttgatttcacaaTTTAAAGAATTTGAAATACAACACATTCCAAGAGAACAAAACCAAAGAGCTGATATTTTATCTAAGCTCGACAGTACTCAATCCGAGATATCTACATTGCATCAATTTACTATAAACTCTCCTAGCATTGACCTAACAAAAGTGCTAAGTGTTACTCAAGAAAGTGATTGGCGAATAGATTTCATAAACTATCTACAAACATCGCACATTCCAGAGACTGTCGAGAATGTCAAAAGGTTCCGAAGACAAGCCACCTTCTTTACATTACTTAACGGAGCCTTATACAGACGAGGATATACTCGTCCTTTACTCAAATGTCTCAGCAGATCCGAAGCAGAAATAGCACTGTCAGAAGCACATGAGGGGATCTGCGAAACACATACAGGAGCTCGGAGCCTTTCATCCAAAATCCTCCGCGCTGGTTTCTTCTGGCCATCACTGAAGCAAGACAGTGAAAACAAGGTCAGGGCCTGTATAAATTGCCAGAAGCACGCCCCTACCATCCACATTCCAGCTGAGGATATGCATCATAGCAACGTCACATGGCCTTTCCACCAATGGGGACTAGACATCCTCGGCCCGTTCCCTACGGCGCCGGGCCAGGTAAAATTTCTAATAGTCGCCATTGACTACTTTTCAAAATGGATCGAAGCTCAACCGTTAGCTAAAATAACATCACAACAAATGATATCTTTTGTTTGGAAGAAGATTATTTGCCGTTTTGGCATTCCTCATCATATCATAACTGACAATGGTCGCCAGTTTGCCGATCAAAAATTCCAATCTTTTTTATAGAATCTCAAAGTCAAATAGCATTTCGCTTTTGTTGAACATCCTCAGACGAACGGAC includes:
- the LOC107607204 gene encoding uncharacterized protein LOC107607204; this translates as MTSTTQADIAGRLIKWSIELSEFDIRYQSRGAIKSQFLADFIVELTIPSEEDHTKQWTLYIDGSSNKEGCGAGIRLEAEDGTVLEHSLHLSFKTNNNQSEYEALVAGLQLCLELQIYTIKVYCDSLLVVQQVNDQFQVRDPLLSKYLLLVKNLISQFKEFEIQHIPREQNQRADILSKLDSTQSEISTLHQFTINSPSIDLTKVLSVTQESDWRIDFINYLQTSHIPETVENVKRFRRQATFFTLLNGALYRRGYTRPLLKCLSRSEAEIALSEAHEGICETHTGARSLSSKILRAGFFWPSLKQDSENKVRACINCQKHAPTIHIPAEDMHHSNVTWPFHQWGLDILGPFPTAPGQTNGLAEAANKVILHALKKKLDDAKGLWADLIPEVLWGYNTTPQSSTKETPFRLVYGSKAMIPLEISQSSIRTQLVDHNESRRTELDIIEEVRDIATLRQRAAQQTIARHYNKSVRSRTFNKGDLVVRKTELARRPPSHGKLAANWEGPYRVTQVLGNGAYKLETLTGTVLPNTWNVASLKKFYS